The sequence TCGACGACCTGGAACTGCGGATCGACGCAGAGAATGTGGCCGTTGACGAGGATACGATCCGGGGCGCTCGGTGACGTGCCCATGCCCGCTCCCTTTCCTGCACTGGTTGGCTTTGCGGGGACATGGTAGCCGATGGCGGACGTGGCCGCTACCAGTTGTGCTCGTCCTCCTCCGGCCGGGGAGCGCCGGGCACGAGCGGGACAAAGCGGACGGGGCCGAGGCTATGGCGATGGAAGCGCCCCTCGCGGCGCTCGATGACGAGCAGTTCCTGCTCGTCGGGCGGGCCAACCGGGATCACCAGGCGTGCGCCGTCGTCGGGGGATAGTTGCTCCAGCAGAGCTGCGGGGACCTCCCGCGCGGCCGCGGTGACCAGAATGCGGTCAAACGGCGCGGCTGGCGGCCAGCCCTCGGACCCGTCGGCCACAATGATCGCGACGTTCCGGTAGCCGAGCGCGTCGAGCCGCCGGCGTGCCTGGATCGCCAGCGACGTGTGGCGCTCAATGCTCAGGACCCACCGTGCCAGCTCGCATAGGATAGCGGTCTGGTAGCCGGAGCCGGTACCGATCTCGAGCACGCGCTCGGTGCCAGTCAGTCGCAGCGCCTGGGTCATCAGACCCACCACCAGCGGCTGGGAGATCGTCTGACCGGCGCCGATCGGCAGCGCGTGGTCGGTCCAGGCGACGGGGCGGAGAGACGGGGCGACGAAATACTCCCGCGGGACGGTGGCGATCGCCAGAAGCACGTCTCGATCGCGTACCCCGGCCCGGTTGAGCGAGCGGAGGAGGTCCTTGATCTGCCTCGTGCGCGGTGAGTCGGACATCGCCAGGTTTCCTTGGTTGCGCTGAGCGTCGCCGGTAGCGTGCCATGATGTCACGGAACCGGCAAGGGGCGGCTCTGCTGATCGGACTTACGCGCAATAATTGTCCAAGTGCGTGGGGTGTGCGCAGGGCGTCGGGGCGCGATTTTCCTTGACATCGCTGGAAGCCGCCATCTATGATTCGGGAGGATCTGCGCTCAGGGAGAGAGGTCCCTCGCGACGCGGCGCACGACAGGCGAGCCGCGCTCGTGGCGCAGAACTTTTTGGAACCTTAACAACCGAACGGTCCAACGAGACGAGGAGTGTACCGTATGCTGACCGAAATCCTGGTCCTCCTCGCGGCGCTCGTCGTTGGCATCCTCGCCGCAGTCGCGACGCACCTCTACCTGCGCTCGACCGCGATGTCGAAGGTGCATCAGGCTGAGGCAGAGGTCCAGCGACGACTCGACGAGGCAGAGGCCCGGCGCCGGGAGATGATCCTCGAGGCCAAGGACGAAGCAATCCGTCTGAGGGATGAGCTGGAGCGGGAGTACAACCAACGCCGCAAGGAGTTGGAGCGTATCGAGCGCAGGCTCCAGCAGAAAGAAGAGCAACTCGACCGGCGACTGGAAGGGCTCGAGCGGCGTGAGCGCCGGGCACAGGCGCGAGAGCGCGAGCTCGAAGAGGCGCGAGAGAAGCTGCAGGACATCGAAGCGGAGCGCCGAGCCGAGCTGGAGCGCGTCGCGCAACTGACGACGGACGAAGCGCGCAGCTTGATCCTCGAGCAGACCGAGCGCGAGATGCGCGAGCAGATGAACCGGATGGTTCGCGAGATGGAAGCCGAGGCCCGGGCGGAAGCCCAGCGGCGCGCGCAGAACATCCTCGCCACTGCAATCCAGCGCATCGCGTCCGACTACGTAGCCGAAACCACCGTCTCCGTCGTCTCCCTTCCAAGCGACGACATGAAGGGTCGCATCATCGGGCGTGAGGGTCGCAACATCCGCGCGCTCGAACAGGCCACCGGTGTCGATCTCATCGTCGACGACACGCCGGAGGCCGTCACGCTCTCATCCTTCGATCCAGTGCGGCGTGAGATCGCGCGCCGTGCCCTGACCAAACTCATCCAGGACGGCCGCATCCACCCGGCGCGCATCGAAGAGGTCGTCAACAAGACGCGCCAAGAGGTGGAGCAGATCATCCGCGAAGAGGGGGAGCGGGTGGCCCTGGAGGCCAACGTGCAGGGCTTGCATCCCGATCTGATCAAGCTCCTGGGTCGCCTGAAGTACCGCACAAGCTACGGACAGAACGTTCTGCAGCACTCGCTTGAAGTATCCCTAATCGCTGGTGCGTTGGCCGCCGAGCTGGGTGCCGACGTCAACGTGTGCAAGACGGCGGCTTTGCTCCATGACATCGGTAAGGCAGTCGACCATGAGGTCGACGGACCCCACGCACTGATCGGCGCCGACATCGCCCGCCGTCTGGGGCGGTCGGCAAAGATCGTGCACGCGATCGCCGCTCACCACGGTGAGGAGGAGCCGCAGACCGTCGAGGCATTCATCGTCGCCACGGCGGACGCCATCAGCGGCGCGCGCCCCGGTGCGCGGCGTGAGATGGTTGAGGCATACATCAAGCGACTGGAGGCGCTGGAGGGGGTGGCCAACTCCTTCCAGGGGGTCGAGAAGGCCTATGCCATCCAGGCCGGGCGCGAGGTCCGTATCCTGGTCCAGCCGGACAAGGTCGACGACCTCGGTGCGATGCGCCTGGCACGCGACATCGTCAAGAAGATCCAGGAGAGCCTGGAGTACCCCGGTCAGATCAAGGTCACGGTCATTCGGGAGACGCGCGCCGTCGAGTACGCGCGTTGACCGGGGCATTGTGATCCCGTAGCAAACAAACGCCGGGATCGGGCATGTCTTGTGTCCGATCCCGGCGTTTTCCGTTCTAAGAACGGATGCCGGCTGCCGCACCAGGAGATTTCCCGGCTTGGGCCGGTTGACGGGCTCTCAAAGGCTGTGGTAAGCCTTTTCCGGGAAACGTCTGGGGTGGGCCCATGTGTGCCTGCGTCAGGCCGGGAGAAGGCGGCACGACCCGCCGGGCGACGGCGACGCAGCCGGCCCAGCGATCGCATGCGGGGACCCGCGCTCTTCGACCGCGGTGGCCGTCTTCCCAGCCGGGTGATGTTCAACGGACAATCGTGGGAGGGTTGCGAGCGACAGAAGCAGCACGACGTCACCTCGTTAGAGCTACGGTACACTGGGCAGGGCGACTCCTGTCGCTCTGATGGAGGAGCAGGATGGATCGGTTCTTCAGCAAACTCGATCTGCGCGATATCAAGATCGATCCCGAGGCGAGCTTTCCGCCGGACGAGGATGCGTACGAGTCCACGGAGTCGGTGAGCACCTGGGACGGGGAAACGGGTGACTCGACCGCGGTGGCGACGGAGACTCGGCGCAGCGACGTTCTGAAGGTGTCGGCCCGGTCTCGGCCGAGCGCGGTTGCCGGAGCGATCGCCGGCGTCGTGCGGGAGTCGGGGCGTGCCGAGGTCCAGGCCATCGGGGCCGGCGCGACCAACCAGGCCGTGAAGGCGGTTGCCATCGCGCGGGACTACCTGGCTGAGACCGGCATTGAGGCCGTCTGCCTGCCGGCGTTTATCGATGTGACCATCGACGAGGAGAACCGGACCGCCATCCGGCTCATCGTTGAGCCGCGCTAGGGCCGAGCGCCCGCGTGGCGTCTCGTCCGCCGTGCTGCCCATCGCCTGAGCGCAACCGGATCGGACTTGATGGGCGCTAACGTAGGGTACCGACACCAGATGGCAGCGACGGGCGAGTCACTCTCCACGGTTGATCTTCACACACATACCACCGCATCCGACGGTGTCATATCCCCCGCTGAGCTGGTCGAACTGGCCAGCCAGCGGGGGCTTCGTGTTCTCGCCGTGACCGACCACGATTCCACCGACGGCATCGATGAGGCGATCGCTGCGGGGCAGCGGCTGGGAGTGACGGTCATCCCGGGTATCGAGCTGGGCACCGAGACCGAGCACGGCGAGGTGCACCTGCTTGGATACTTCATCGACCACCGCGACCCGGCGCTCCAGGCACGTCTGACGGAGTTCCGCGAGGGGCGGGAGCGCCGGGTCGCACGGATCGTGGAACGCCTCGGCGAACTCGGTATGCCGATCGACCTCGCGGAGGTGCAACGGCTGGCCGCCGGTGGCTCGATTGGGCGCGCCCACGTGGCGCGCGTTATGGTGGCCGCCAGGTACGTAGACTCGGTTGACGACGCCTTCGCGCGCTTCCTGGCGTTCGGGCGCCCGGCCTACGTGCCGCGGCCCCGGCTGACCCCGCGTGAGGCGGTGGCGCTCGTCCATCGGGCCGGCGGGGCGGCGGTTCTGGCTCACCCGTATACCGTGGCTGACCTGGACGAGACGCTGGCCGACCTCGTTGACGCGGGTCTGGATGGGCTTGAGGTGTACTACGCCATCTACAGCGACGAGCAGCGCGACGCACTGCGTGACCTGGCGGATCATTACGGCCTGATCCCGACCGGAGGGAGCGATTACCACGGTCCAGGCCAGCAGGAAGGGCGCGAGCTGGGGACGGCGCCGGTGCCGATGGAGACAGTCGAGCGGCTGCGGCAGGCAGCGCGCCGGGCGCGTTGACCGTCGCGACGGCCAGGTGCTACACTGCCATCCGGGGTGCACGTATCACCTGGGAGCGTTGTTCCGAGGCCGGCAACGACCCGCTCCCTGCGTGGCAGAGCCTTTCCTCCTGTCCGGTCTCGGTGCGCAGAGCGCCGGCCGGAGTCGCCTGGCCGCTCGGCCGGGGCATTTCTAGCATTGAGGGTGCGCGTCATGGCTGACCGACGCAGCCGCGTGCAGCGCGCGAATTCGACGCTAGGTCGCGTTCTGCGGTACTTGGGGCTGCTCGTCGGTATCGCCGTCGGCTGGCAGGTCGGCTCGCTCCTCCGGCCGGAGGGCCCGCTGGCCGACTACTACGGGATGCCCATCCTCTTCGCCGCGTCCTTTGGTGCGCTCCTCTTCCTGGTTGCTCCCTACGTGACGCTCGGATTCTTTGGCTGGCTGCGGCGTGAGATCCGCGGTCTGCCGGCGATCGACCTGGTCGCGGCCGGGGGAGGGCTGCTCGTCGGCGGTTTCCTCTCCTCGCTGCTGGCCTGGCCGATCTCCTTGCTGCCGAACCCATGGGGCCAGGTGCTGCCGTCGCTGGCGGCCGTGCTGATCTGCTCGCTCACGGTCGTCGCATTCGTCACCAAGAAGCGGGAGATCCTTGGGATCTTCAGCAGGCGCTTTCACCAGGCCGACAAGGTGGGCGAGCCGATCGAACGCGGCCGGATGTTGCTCGACACCAGTGCCATTATCGACGGCCGGGTGGCTGAGCTGGCCCACCTGGGGTTCTTCCGTGATGACCTGGTCGTCCCGCACTTCGTCCTGCGCGAACTGCAACTTGTCGCCGACTCCTCCGAACCGTCCCGGCGGGTCCGCGGGCGGCGTGGGCTCGACATCCTGGAGCGCATGCGGCGCGACGAGCGGGTGCGGCTCGAGATCAGCGACCTCGACGCTCCGGAGGAGCCCGACGTCGATAGTAAGCTGGTCAAGCTGGCCGCGATGTACGGCTTCACCATCCTCACCGGCGACCAGAATCTGGACCGGGTCGCGGGGCTGCACGGGGTCACCGTGCTGAACCTGCACGAGCTTGCCCGCGCCTTGCGGCCTGCGATCGTGGCCGGGGAGGAGATCCCGATCAAGATCATCCAGCCGGGCCGGGAGTACGGCCAGGGGATCGGCTTCCTCGAAGACGGCACGATGGTGGTGGTCGAGGAGGGGAAGAGCTACATCGGACAGGATGTGACGGTCGTGGTGACGCGGACGTTGCAGACCGGAGCCGGGCGCATGGCTTTCGCCCAGCTCAAGCCGGTGGAGACCACCTCGTGAGCCGCTGCGGGGCGGTGATTGCAGCCGCCGGGCGCAGCCAGCGTATGGGTGCCGCACTCGATAAGACGGTCTGGCCCCTGGCGGGACGCCCGGTTATTGGCTGGGTGCTGGATGCCTTCGCAGCAGCGCGCGGCATCGATGAGATCGTTGTGGTCGCCAGCCCGGACAACCTGGAGGCGGTCCGCCGCGAGATCGCCGCTCGGCCGGAACTGCCACCGGCCACTGCCTGCCTGGGCGGCGCGACGCGCGCGGAGTCGGTGGCCGCCGGAGTCGCTCGTCTCAGCCCCGACGTGGACCTGGTGATGATCCACGATGCGGCTCGGCCGCTGGTCACGCCTGAACTGATCGAGAATGGGATCGCCGCGGCAGAGCGCTGGGGGGCTGCCGTCGCGGCTGTCCCGGTTGCCGACACGATCAAGCAGGTTGGACCCGATGGGGAGATCGTGGCGACGCTCCCACGCGATGATCTCCGGGCGGCCCAAACGCCGCAGGTCTTCAGGCGTGACTGGCTGCTGTCCGCCTATGCCGATGTCGGGGACGATCTGTCCGCCTTCACCGACGAAGCCAGCCTGCTCGAACGTGCCGGGCGGGTGGTCCACGTCTACCCCGGGAGCTACGAGAACCTGAAGCTGACCACGCCAGCCGACCTGGCACTGGCCGAAGCGATCGTGCGCCGTCGCCTCGATGAGGTGGTGCGATGATCCGAACCGGCATCGGCTACGACGTGCACCCCTTCTCGGAGGGGCGGCGGCTGGTGCTCGGTGGCGTCGAGATCCCGGCGGAGCGCGGACTTGCCGGGCACTCCGACGCCGACGTGGTGCTGCACGCCATCGCCGACGCGCTGCTCGGCGCGGCCGGGTTGGGGGACATCGGCCTGCACTTCCCGCCTTCGGAGCCACGCTGGCGCGACGCCGACAGCCGCGACCTGCTGCGCCGGGTTGTGCAGCTGCTTGGCGAGCAATGGGTCATCGCCAATGTCGATGCCACCGTCATCGCCGAGTGGCCGCGCATCGGGCCGCACCGGGAGGCGATGCGCGCGGCGATCGCCGCCACGCTTCGGATCGAGCCGGGGCGCGTCAACGTCAAAGCGACGACCAACGAGGCGCTGGGCTTCATCGGGCGCGGGGAAGGGATCGCGGCTCTGGCGATCGCGACGCTGCAGCAGCGGTAACGGCCAGGCCGTGGACTGCGGAGAGGGAGAGGAATGCGGGTACTGATTCAGCGGGTGAGCGAGGCCGCGGTGCGCGTCGACGACCGGGTCGTCGGGGAGATCGGCCCGGGTCTGCTGCTCCTCGTCGGCGTAACGGATGGGGACACTGAGGAGGAGGCCACCTTCCTCGCCAATAAGGTGGCCAACCTGCGTATCTTCGAGGACGAGGAAGGCAAGATGAACCGCTCGGCCCTCGAGCTGGGGCTGAGCGCGCTGGTTGTCTCGCAGTTCACCCTGTACGCCGACACCCGCAAGGGCCGACGCCCCAGCTTCATCCGAGCCGCCGCGCCGGAGGTTGCCAGTCCCCTGGTCGACTATCTGGCCCAGCAGCTCCGCGAGCTCGGCTTGAATGTGGCCACCGGCGAGTTCGGAGCCCATATGCACGTCTCGCTGGTCAATGACGGCCCGGTCACCATCTGGCTCGACACGGACGAGCTTCGCTAATACCCAGCCAACCGGCTCGCGGTACCTTCGTCCCGCCTCCTTGGCCGGCCGGACCTGCACGTCGGAACGATCGGCCCTCTGAGATTGGACTGATGTCCCTCCGGTACCGCGCTCCGTACCGTGTATTTTCCCGCTGGAGCCGCAGACACGTGGTATCGTCCGGCGCGTCATCGCAGCCGGGCCGAACTGGGTACGGGGGTGGCGATTGGACGAGGGAGGCTGGGCCCGCCCAAGGGCTCTGGGCGCGGATCTCGGACGCGCAAGGTCAGCGAGGAGCCGCGCATGGTCTGGGCGCCTCCGCACCATCGGTCCGCGCGAGTGGTCCCGGCGTGTCCAACTTGCGCTGCTCGTCGTCATCGGTGTCCTCGCCCTGGGTCTCACGCTGACGACTGCGCTTCTCCCCGTTTCGGCGACCAGCCCCCTTGCGCCCATCTTCGCCGGGCTCGGAGCCGCCAGTTTCGTCTACCGCTGGCTGCGGCGATACCGGGGCGTGCCGCCGCGGCCCCTCTGGACCGTCCTCGAAGCCTTCGCCGTGTTGCTCGTGACCGCTGCCGGTGGCGGGTGGCTGTCGCCCCAGGGGTTGCTGGCGCTGGCGCTGATCTACGCGGGGTTGTGCTACCGCTCGCTGGGTGCGTCATGGCCGCAAGTCGTCGGAGGGGTGGTGCTCTACCTGGTGGCG is a genomic window of Sphaerobacter thermophilus DSM 20745 containing:
- a CDS encoding stage V sporulation protein S — protein: MDRFFSKLDLRDIKIDPEASFPPDEDAYESTESVSTWDGETGDSTAVATETRRSDVLKVSARSRPSAVAGAIAGVVRESGRAEVQAIGAGATNQAVKAVAIARDYLAETGIEAVCLPAFIDVTIDEENRTAIRLIVEPR
- the ispF gene encoding 2-C-methyl-D-erythritol 2,4-cyclodiphosphate synthase, which gives rise to MRTGIGYDVHPFSEGRRLVLGGVEIPAERGLAGHSDADVVLHAIADALLGAAGLGDIGLHFPPSEPRWRDADSRDLLRRVVQLLGEQWVIANVDATVIAEWPRIGPHREAMRAAIAATLRIEPGRVNVKATTNEALGFIGRGEGIAALAIATLQQR
- the dtd gene encoding D-aminoacyl-tRNA deacylase, with amino-acid sequence MRVLIQRVSEAAVRVDDRVVGEIGPGLLLLVGVTDGDTEEEATFLANKVANLRIFEDEEGKMNRSALELGLSALVVSQFTLYADTRKGRRPSFIRAAAPEVASPLVDYLAQQLRELGLNVATGEFGAHMHVSLVNDGPVTIWLDTDELR
- a CDS encoding protein-L-isoaspartate(D-aspartate) O-methyltransferase, which produces MSDSPRTRQIKDLLRSLNRAGVRDRDVLLAIATVPREYFVAPSLRPVAWTDHALPIGAGQTISQPLVVGLMTQALRLTGTERVLEIGTGSGYQTAILCELARWVLSIERHTSLAIQARRRLDALGYRNVAIIVADGSEGWPPAAPFDRILVTAAAREVPAALLEQLSPDDGARLVIPVGPPDEQELLVIERREGRFHRHSLGPVRFVPLVPGAPRPEEDEHNW
- a CDS encoding PIN/TRAM domain-containing protein; translation: MADRRSRVQRANSTLGRVLRYLGLLVGIAVGWQVGSLLRPEGPLADYYGMPILFAASFGALLFLVAPYVTLGFFGWLRREIRGLPAIDLVAAGGGLLVGGFLSSLLAWPISLLPNPWGQVLPSLAAVLICSLTVVAFVTKKREILGIFSRRFHQADKVGEPIERGRMLLDTSAIIDGRVAELAHLGFFRDDLVVPHFVLRELQLVADSSEPSRRVRGRRGLDILERMRRDERVRLEISDLDAPEEPDVDSKLVKLAAMYGFTILTGDQNLDRVAGLHGVTVLNLHELARALRPAIVAGEEIPIKIIQPGREYGQGIGFLEDGTMVVVEEGKSYIGQDVTVVVTRTLQTGAGRMAFAQLKPVETTS
- a CDS encoding PHP domain-containing protein, which encodes MAATGESLSTVDLHTHTTASDGVISPAELVELASQRGLRVLAVTDHDSTDGIDEAIAAGQRLGVTVIPGIELGTETEHGEVHLLGYFIDHRDPALQARLTEFREGRERRVARIVERLGELGMPIDLAEVQRLAAGGSIGRAHVARVMVAARYVDSVDDAFARFLAFGRPAYVPRPRLTPREAVALVHRAGGAAVLAHPYTVADLDETLADLVDAGLDGLEVYYAIYSDEQRDALRDLADHYGLIPTGGSDYHGPGQQEGRELGTAPVPMETVERLRQAARRAR
- the rny gene encoding ribonuclease Y; the protein is MLTEILVLLAALVVGILAAVATHLYLRSTAMSKVHQAEAEVQRRLDEAEARRREMILEAKDEAIRLRDELEREYNQRRKELERIERRLQQKEEQLDRRLEGLERRERRAQARERELEEAREKLQDIEAERRAELERVAQLTTDEARSLILEQTEREMREQMNRMVREMEAEARAEAQRRAQNILATAIQRIASDYVAETTVSVVSLPSDDMKGRIIGREGRNIRALEQATGVDLIVDDTPEAVTLSSFDPVRREIARRALTKLIQDGRIHPARIEEVVNKTRQEVEQIIREEGERVALEANVQGLHPDLIKLLGRLKYRTSYGQNVLQHSLEVSLIAGALAAELGADVNVCKTAALLHDIGKAVDHEVDGPHALIGADIARRLGRSAKIVHAIAAHHGEEEPQTVEAFIVATADAISGARPGARREMVEAYIKRLEALEGVANSFQGVEKAYAIQAGREVRILVQPDKVDDLGAMRLARDIVKKIQESLEYPGQIKVTVIRETRAVEYAR
- the ispD gene encoding 2-C-methyl-D-erythritol 4-phosphate cytidylyltransferase — translated: MSRCGAVIAAAGRSQRMGAALDKTVWPLAGRPVIGWVLDAFAAARGIDEIVVVASPDNLEAVRREIAARPELPPATACLGGATRAESVAAGVARLSPDVDLVMIHDAARPLVTPELIENGIAAAERWGAAVAAVPVADTIKQVGPDGEIVATLPRDDLRAAQTPQVFRRDWLLSAYADVGDDLSAFTDEASLLERAGRVVHVYPGSYENLKLTTPADLALAEAIVRRRLDEVVR